Proteins from a genomic interval of Rhodococcus rhodochrous:
- a CDS encoding 3'(2'),5'-bisphosphate nucleotidase CysQ, with the protein MTHDNSDDARPAAEGDDARLAAETASGAGELLLTVRAIESDALTGRELGRRGDHAANTYILERLATARPGDAVLSEESADDPARVGADRVWIIDPLDGSKEYGMPDHVDWAVHIALWEAGRGLTAAAVAQPAIGVVHSTADPVPAPRPARRRPRIVISGSRPPAFVFDLARDLGADLIRMGSAGAKAMAVVRGEADAYIHAGGQWEWDSAAPVAVARAAGLHCARIDGSELEYNRPHPYLPDLVICRADWAPEVMSALAAHATGPTDSPRAAMARAYIRSLVSHDASHVRLAEDAWRVENGERTGDSGIEIRDRLENGPEYRPIRRVRNLQFREWHHSVVARFVLDIAAGPGAETSVAVTEHFDIPAGEIRSIVAIIEPVQGNS; encoded by the coding sequence ATGACGCACGACAACAGCGACGACGCTCGACCCGCGGCCGAGGGCGACGACGCCCGACTCGCGGCCGAGACGGCTTCCGGCGCAGGTGAACTGCTGCTCACGGTCCGCGCCATCGAATCGGATGCCCTCACCGGGCGCGAGCTGGGCCGGCGCGGCGACCACGCCGCCAACACCTACATCCTCGAACGGCTGGCGACCGCGCGGCCCGGCGACGCGGTGCTCTCGGAGGAATCCGCGGACGATCCGGCCCGGGTCGGCGCCGACCGCGTCTGGATCATCGACCCGCTCGACGGGTCGAAGGAGTACGGAATGCCCGACCACGTCGACTGGGCGGTCCACATCGCGCTCTGGGAGGCAGGACGAGGGCTCACCGCCGCCGCGGTCGCGCAACCGGCGATCGGCGTCGTCCACAGCACCGCAGATCCGGTTCCGGCGCCGCGGCCGGCCCGCCGTCGCCCCCGCATCGTCATCAGCGGGAGCAGGCCGCCCGCCTTCGTCTTCGATCTGGCCCGCGATCTCGGCGCCGACCTGATCCGGATGGGTTCGGCCGGTGCCAAGGCCATGGCGGTGGTCCGCGGGGAGGCCGACGCCTACATCCACGCCGGCGGTCAGTGGGAGTGGGATTCGGCGGCGCCGGTCGCGGTCGCGCGCGCCGCGGGTCTGCACTGCGCCCGGATCGACGGCAGCGAACTCGAATACAACCGGCCGCACCCGTATCTGCCCGACCTCGTGATCTGCCGCGCAGACTGGGCACCGGAGGTGATGTCCGCGCTGGCCGCGCACGCCACCGGGCCGACCGACAGCCCCCGCGCCGCGATGGCACGCGCATACATCCGATCCCTGGTCAGCCACGACGCGTCCCATGTCCGGCTCGCCGAGGACGCCTGGCGGGTCGAGAACGGGGAACGCACCGGTGACAGCGGCATCGAGATCCGCGACCGGCTCGAGAACGGCCCGGAATACCGGCCCATCCGCCGCGTCCGCAACCTGCAGTTCCGCGAATGGCACCACAGTGTCGTCGCGCGGTTCGTCCTGGACATCGCGGCAGGTCCGGGCGCCGAGACGTCGGTTGCGGTGACCGAGCACTTCGACATCCCTGCGGGGGAGATCCGGTCGATCGTCGCGATCATCGAGCCCGTGCAGGGTAATAGTTGA